From Streptomyces sp. TLI_053, a single genomic window includes:
- a CDS encoding YccF domain-containing protein, producing the protein MKVIDFVLNVIWLIFCGIWMAIGYVIAGVICCILIITIPFGIASFRLAGFVIWPFGRKAVERPDAGAPSCVGNVIWLVFAGWWLALMHLVTSIPLFLSIIGIPFGWANLKLIPVSLMPLGREIVSTDEPWGGR; encoded by the coding sequence ATGAAGGTGATCGACTTCGTTCTCAACGTGATCTGGCTGATCTTCTGCGGCATCTGGATGGCGATCGGTTATGTGATCGCCGGTGTCATCTGCTGCATCCTGATCATCACCATCCCTTTCGGCATCGCGTCGTTCCGGCTGGCCGGGTTCGTGATCTGGCCGTTCGGGCGGAAGGCCGTGGAGCGGCCGGACGCCGGGGCGCCCTCGTGCGTCGGCAATGTGATCTGGCTGGTGTTCGCGGGGTGGTGGCTGGCGCTGATGCACCTGGTCACCAGCATTCCGCTGTTCCTGTCGATCATCGGGATCCCGTTCGGCTGGGCGAACCTCAAGCTCATCCCGGTGTCGCTGATGCCGCTGGGGCGGGAGATCGTCTCGACGGACGAGCCCTGGGGCGGGCGGTAG
- a CDS encoding NAD(P)H-dependent oxidoreductase, with translation MPALLHLDSSAGPLEHSVSRRLTARFARAWQARHPDADYRHRDLAADPVPLIGPGYASLGIRVERHGAPVPLADVPSFATTPSEHHEWSLTHPLITELHAADTLLLGVPMYNFTVPAALKAWIDRITFPGAHTGRLTATRVVVVAARGGGYGPGTPREPFDFQTPYLRAWFTEHLGVPDAGLRFVHAELTRATDIPALTPYRDLATTSLGTARTTLTALARA, from the coding sequence ATGCCCGCCTTGCTCCACCTCGACTCCAGCGCCGGCCCGCTCGAGCACTCCGTCAGCCGCCGTCTCACCGCCCGCTTCGCCCGCGCCTGGCAGGCCCGCCACCCGGACGCCGACTACCGCCACCGCGACCTCGCCGCCGACCCCGTCCCACTGATCGGCCCCGGCTACGCCTCCCTCGGCATCCGCGTCGAACGACACGGCGCCCCCGTCCCGCTCGCCGACGTCCCGTCCTTCGCCACGACCCCGTCCGAGCACCACGAGTGGTCCCTGACCCACCCCCTGATCACCGAACTGCACGCCGCCGACACCCTGCTGCTGGGCGTCCCGATGTACAACTTCACCGTCCCCGCCGCCCTCAAGGCGTGGATCGACCGGATCACCTTCCCCGGCGCCCACACCGGCCGCCTCACCGCCACCCGCGTCGTCGTGGTCGCCGCCCGCGGCGGCGGTTACGGCCCCGGCACCCCGCGCGAGCCCTTCGACTTCCAGACCCCGTACCTGCGCGCCTGGTTCACCGAGCACCTCGGCGTCCCGGACGCCGGCCTCCGCTTCGTGCACGCCGAACTCACCCGCGCCACCGACATCCCCGCCCTCACCCCCTACCGCGACCTCGCCACCACCTCCCTCGGCACCGCCCGCACCACCCTGACCGCCCTCGCGCGCGCCTGA
- a CDS encoding sigma-70 family RNA polymerase sigma factor, with translation MDGREELAVRFEAERARLGAVARRMLGSTAEAEDAVQEAWLRLERVDPAELENLPGWLTTVVSRICLDVLRGRRSEPVVVEAAVDGPEEEAELVDEVGRAMLVVLDRLGPAERVAFVLHDGFAVPFDEIGPIVGRNTAAAKKLASRARQRVRGADAEHGTAEREVVDAFLAAARGGDLDALLAVLAPDVVRRADPAALPAGRPVLLRGAGAVARETRVIGRRARFAVPVLVDGEVCAAIAPDGRLRLLLRFEVADGRVAGFEVVADPARLAALELSLPGGDAR, from the coding sequence ATGGACGGGCGCGAGGAACTGGCGGTGCGGTTCGAGGCCGAGCGGGCGCGGCTGGGGGCGGTGGCGCGGCGGATGCTCGGGTCGACGGCGGAGGCCGAGGACGCGGTGCAGGAGGCCTGGCTGCGGCTGGAGCGGGTGGACCCGGCGGAGCTGGAGAACCTGCCGGGGTGGCTGACCACGGTGGTGTCGCGGATCTGCCTGGACGTGCTGCGGGGGCGGCGGTCCGAGCCGGTGGTGGTCGAGGCGGCGGTGGACGGGCCGGAGGAGGAGGCGGAGCTGGTCGACGAGGTGGGGCGGGCGATGCTGGTGGTGCTGGACCGGCTGGGCCCGGCCGAGCGGGTCGCCTTCGTGCTGCACGACGGGTTCGCGGTGCCGTTCGACGAGATCGGGCCGATCGTCGGGCGGAACACGGCGGCCGCGAAGAAGCTGGCGAGCCGGGCCCGGCAGCGGGTCAGGGGGGCGGACGCGGAGCACGGGACGGCGGAGCGCGAGGTGGTGGACGCGTTCCTGGCCGCCGCCCGCGGGGGTGATCTGGACGCGCTGCTCGCCGTGCTCGCGCCGGACGTGGTGCGCCGGGCCGACCCGGCCGCGCTGCCCGCCGGGCGGCCGGTGCTGCTGCGCGGCGCCGGGGCGGTGGCCCGGGAGACCCGGGTGATCGGGCGGCGGGCACGGTTCGCGGTGCCGGTGCTGGTGGACGGCGAGGTCTGTGCGGCGATCGCGCCGGACGGGCGGCTGCGGCTGCTGCTGCGGTTCGAGGTCGCGGACGGCCGGGTGGCCGGGTTCGAGGTGGTCGCGGACCCGGCGCGGCTGGCGGCGCTGGAGCTCTCGTTGCCCGGCGGGGACGCGCGCTAG
- a CDS encoding NADP-dependent oxidoreductase translates to MSRPTARVVHLVSRPTGEPTADNFAFLDETVPPLATGEALVENIHQSVDPYMREEMDATGGWRLHAPLEGRTLGRVVESRTPALPVGTLVHHRRAWRTLSVVTPDGTTVLPDFAGVPLSAHLGILGGTGLSAWVGLTRIARLRPEETLFVSAAAGGVGTAVGRIARLLGAGRIVGSAGSAAKVRHLTEHLGFDAAFDYHEAPITDRLREAAPDGLHVYFDNVGGDHLEAAVDALREGGRIAWCGAVAQYNSLQAPPPAPRNLFDVVGKSLRLEGFLVRNHLDARPELYDFLVPHLRSGAVRPDETVVRGFEHVVDAFLGMLKGANTGKMIVQLADEPR, encoded by the coding sequence GTGTCCCGCCCCACCGCCCGCGTCGTCCACCTCGTCTCCCGCCCGACCGGCGAGCCCACCGCCGACAACTTCGCCTTCCTCGACGAGACCGTCCCGCCGCTCGCCACCGGCGAGGCCCTGGTCGAGAACATCCACCAGTCCGTCGACCCGTACATGCGCGAGGAGATGGACGCGACCGGCGGCTGGCGGCTGCACGCCCCGCTGGAGGGCCGCACCCTGGGCCGGGTCGTCGAGTCCCGGACGCCCGCGCTCCCGGTCGGCACCCTCGTCCACCACCGCCGGGCCTGGCGCACCCTCTCCGTGGTCACCCCGGACGGGACCACCGTCCTGCCGGACTTCGCGGGCGTGCCGCTCAGCGCCCACCTCGGCATCCTCGGCGGCACCGGGCTGTCCGCCTGGGTCGGCCTGACCCGGATCGCCCGGCTGCGGCCCGAGGAGACGCTCTTCGTCTCGGCGGCCGCGGGCGGCGTCGGCACCGCCGTCGGCCGGATCGCCCGGCTGCTCGGCGCCGGCCGGATCGTCGGCAGCGCCGGCTCCGCCGCCAAGGTCCGTCACCTCACCGAGCACCTCGGCTTCGACGCCGCCTTCGACTACCACGAGGCGCCGATCACCGACCGGCTGCGCGAAGCCGCCCCGGACGGCCTGCACGTCTACTTCGACAACGTCGGCGGCGACCACCTGGAGGCCGCCGTCGACGCCCTGCGCGAGGGCGGCCGGATCGCCTGGTGCGGGGCGGTCGCCCAGTACAACAGCCTCCAGGCGCCGCCGCCCGCGCCGCGCAACCTCTTCGACGTGGTCGGCAAGAGCCTGCGGTTGGAGGGCTTCCTGGTCCGCAACCACCTCGACGCCCGGCCCGAGCTGTACGACTTCCTCGTCCCGCACCTGCGCTCCGGCGCCGTCCGCCCGGACGAGACGGTCGTCCGGGGCTTCGAGCACGTCGTCGACGCCTTCCTCGGCATGCTCAAGGGCGCCAACACCGGCAAGATGATCGTCCAGCTCGCCGACGAGCCGCGCTAG
- a CDS encoding LysR family transcriptional regulator yields the protein MTDLAPHELRVLVAVAEEQGFTAAAARLDSSQSAVSHAVRACERKLGAVLFERGRHGARPTEAGERAVAYARRILRLLAVMGPEVRATGAGDRAGEVTGTLRIAAFRSVAAHLLPPVLARLTARHPGLTPRVRIVREIGRGTAGEVADGRADLGLATLDPAAPPPVPGLVAARLFEETYALAHPAGHPAPRGLPLVDWDENCGSYTRDWWGRQDWIPPSTIDVEDDTVAVSLVSQGLGMAIMPRTALLGAPPGLAVTDLGPNPPSRYVGYVTTPELAGTAAVRALVRELRELRGGALPEGLTAA from the coding sequence ATGACCGATCTCGCCCCGCACGAACTGCGCGTCCTGGTCGCCGTGGCCGAGGAGCAGGGCTTCACGGCCGCCGCCGCGCGCCTGGACAGCAGCCAGTCCGCCGTCTCGCACGCCGTGCGCGCCTGCGAACGGAAGCTCGGCGCGGTGCTGTTCGAGCGCGGGCGCCACGGCGCGCGCCCCACCGAGGCCGGGGAGCGGGCGGTCGCGTACGCCCGGCGGATCCTGCGGCTGTTGGCGGTGATGGGCCCGGAGGTGCGGGCGACCGGTGCGGGCGACCGGGCCGGGGAGGTCACCGGGACGCTGCGGATCGCCGCGTTCCGCAGCGTCGCCGCCCATCTGCTGCCACCGGTCCTGGCCCGGCTGACCGCACGGCACCCGGGGCTGACGCCGCGGGTGCGGATCGTCCGCGAGATCGGCCGGGGCACCGCGGGGGAGGTCGCCGACGGCCGGGCCGACCTCGGCCTCGCGACCCTCGACCCCGCCGCGCCGCCGCCCGTGCCCGGCCTGGTCGCGGCCCGGCTGTTCGAGGAGACCTACGCGCTCGCGCACCCAGCGGGGCACCCGGCGCCGCGCGGGCTGCCGCTGGTCGACTGGGACGAGAACTGCGGTTCCTACACCCGGGACTGGTGGGGCCGGCAGGACTGGATCCCGCCCTCGACCATCGACGTCGAGGACGACACGGTGGCCGTCTCGCTGGTCTCCCAGGGCCTGGGGATGGCGATCATGCCCCGGACCGCCCTGCTCGGCGCCCCGCCCGGGCTGGCCGTCACCGACCTCGGCCCGAACCCGCCGAGCCGGTACGTCGGGTATGTGACGACGCCGGAGCTCGCGGGCACGGCGGCGGTGCGGGCGCTGGTCCGGGAGCTGCGGGAGCTGCGCGGCGGGGCCCTGCCCGAGGGGCTGACGGCGGCCTGA
- the mug gene encoding G/U mismatch-specific DNA glycosylase, with product MAKPTAEQLLAARDSTIEDITAPGLRVLFCGINPGLWSGATGHHFARPGNRFWPALHRSGFTPRQFRPDEQRQLPGLGLGITNVAPRATAKADELTAEELRAGGAALAERVLRLRPRALAVLGIGAYRTAFGRRTASIGRQEQGIGDTAVWVLPNPSGLNAHYTLDALAAEFAGLRAALDRADGPAEEPLEEPAEELADGPAEDRSAGPADRRA from the coding sequence GTGGCCAAGCCGACCGCCGAGCAGCTGCTCGCCGCCCGTGACAGCACGATCGAGGACATCACCGCCCCCGGTCTGCGCGTGCTGTTCTGCGGCATCAACCCCGGGCTGTGGTCCGGCGCCACCGGCCACCACTTCGCCCGGCCCGGCAACCGCTTCTGGCCCGCGCTGCACCGCTCCGGCTTCACCCCGCGGCAGTTCCGCCCGGACGAGCAGCGGCAGTTGCCCGGCCTCGGCCTCGGCATCACCAACGTCGCCCCGCGCGCCACCGCCAAGGCCGACGAGCTGACCGCCGAGGAGCTGCGCGCGGGCGGCGCGGCGCTCGCCGAACGGGTGCTGCGACTGCGGCCGCGCGCCCTGGCGGTGCTCGGCATCGGCGCCTACCGCACCGCCTTCGGGCGGCGGACGGCGTCGATCGGACGGCAGGAGCAGGGCATCGGCGACACCGCCGTCTGGGTGCTCCCCAACCCCAGCGGTCTCAACGCCCACTACACCCTGGACGCGCTGGCGGCGGAGTTCGCCGGGCTCCGCGCGGCGCTGGACCGCGCGGACGGCCCGGCGGAAGAGCCGCTGGAGGAGCCGGCGGAGGAGTTGGCCGACGGCCCGGCGGAGGACCGGTCCGCCGGGCCGGCGGACCGCCGAGCCTGA
- a CDS encoding phosphatase PAP2 family protein, with translation MTRMLRPAPPTPSASAGRLRPATGPRSGRRTGAAARLRLLAWPLYLAALLWYLRAYGLPYTNDLVFLWLIGALVAAGVHSGHGPRGFLLVLRDWVPVMAVVWTYSLLRGYGAHTPWGPYLWPQQRADELLGFGETLTVRLQHGLYTPGAPHWYDYAAVTVYMSHFFTVFVVLAVLWRRRHDRFRHLLTCYLVLTFAGFATYILYPAVPPWLASQEGHLPALTRVVSDVLGQSGLPRAASVFENGSQFANDVAAMPSLHSAYPAMLLFFFWPTATRWVRALLVAYPLAMTFTLVYGAEHFLVDVFVGWAYAAAAVYGVRWLRERRRTRSLAASGPAPVPAAAEAGVRATAGTGRLDP, from the coding sequence ATGACCAGAATGCTCCGCCCGGCGCCGCCCACCCCGTCCGCGAGCGCCGGGCGGCTGCGTCCGGCCACCGGTCCCCGGAGCGGCCGGCGCACCGGCGCCGCCGCCCGCCTCCGGCTGCTGGCGTGGCCGCTCTACCTCGCCGCCCTGCTGTGGTACCTGCGGGCCTACGGCCTGCCGTACACCAATGACCTGGTCTTCCTGTGGCTGATCGGCGCGCTGGTGGCCGCCGGTGTGCACAGCGGCCACGGTCCCCGCGGCTTCCTGCTGGTGCTGCGCGACTGGGTCCCGGTGATGGCCGTCGTCTGGACGTACTCGCTGCTGCGGGGCTACGGCGCGCACACCCCCTGGGGCCCGTACCTGTGGCCGCAGCAGCGCGCCGACGAACTCCTCGGCTTCGGCGAGACCCTGACGGTCCGGCTCCAGCACGGGCTGTACACGCCCGGCGCGCCGCACTGGTACGACTACGCCGCGGTCACCGTCTACATGTCGCACTTCTTCACGGTCTTCGTGGTGCTCGCGGTGCTCTGGCGCCGCCGCCACGACCGGTTCCGGCACCTGCTCACCTGCTACCTGGTGCTGACCTTCGCCGGCTTCGCGACCTACATCCTCTACCCGGCGGTGCCGCCGTGGCTGGCCTCCCAGGAGGGCCACCTGCCGGCCCTGACCCGGGTGGTCTCGGACGTGCTCGGCCAGAGCGGACTGCCCCGGGCCGCCTCGGTGTTCGAGAACGGCAGCCAGTTCGCCAACGACGTCGCGGCGATGCCCTCGCTGCACTCGGCGTACCCGGCGATGCTGCTGTTCTTCTTCTGGCCGACCGCCACCCGGTGGGTGCGGGCGCTGCTGGTCGCCTACCCGCTCGCGATGACCTTCACCCTGGTGTACGGGGCGGAGCACTTCCTGGTGGACGTCTTCGTCGGCTGGGCGTACGCGGCGGCGGCGGTGTACGGCGTGCGGTGGCTGCGGGAGCGGCGGCGGACCAGGTCGCTGGCGGCGAGCGGGCCGGCTCCGGTCCCCGCGGCGGCGGAGGCGGGCGTCCGGGCCACGGCCGGCACCGGCAGACTGGACCCGTGA
- a CDS encoding aminopeptidase P family protein: MPRPFTAEDYRTRLDRATAAATAAGLAGLVVAPGPDLVHLTGYRPTAVTERLTALVLTAGREPVLIVPALERPDAERAEGAPAVRLLDWTDGQDPYATAVPLLDPAGRYGVSDNTWAMHLLGLQSALPGAGWTSLTETLPMLRAVKGPDELERLAAAGGAADAAYRGILEVEFAGRRETDVAADLSALLIQYGHSQVDFTVVGSGPNGANPHHEAGERIIEAGDTVVLDFGGLKDGYGSDTTRTVHVGTDVPDEVRKVHDVVRQAQQTAFEAVRPGVACQEIDRIARRVITEAGYGDYFIHRTGHGIGITTHEPPYLVEGEQQPLVPGMCFSIEPGVYLPGRFGVRIEDIVTVTEQGGRRFNNTPHELGIVS; the protein is encoded by the coding sequence ATGCCCCGCCCCTTCACCGCCGAGGACTACCGCACCCGCCTCGACCGGGCCACCGCCGCCGCCACCGCCGCCGGACTCGCCGGACTGGTCGTCGCCCCCGGCCCGGACCTCGTCCACCTGACCGGCTACCGGCCGACCGCGGTCACCGAACGGCTCACCGCCCTCGTCCTCACCGCCGGACGCGAGCCCGTGCTGATCGTCCCCGCCCTGGAGCGCCCCGACGCCGAGCGGGCCGAGGGCGCCCCCGCCGTCCGGCTGCTCGACTGGACCGACGGCCAGGACCCGTACGCCACCGCCGTCCCGCTGCTGGACCCGGCCGGGCGGTACGGCGTCTCCGACAACACCTGGGCGATGCACCTGCTCGGCCTCCAGTCCGCCCTGCCGGGCGCCGGCTGGACCTCGCTCACCGAGACCCTGCCGATGCTGCGCGCGGTCAAGGGACCGGACGAGCTGGAGCGCCTCGCCGCGGCCGGCGGCGCCGCCGACGCCGCCTACCGGGGCATCCTGGAGGTGGAGTTCGCCGGCCGCCGGGAGACCGACGTGGCCGCCGACCTCAGCGCGCTGCTGATCCAGTACGGGCACAGCCAGGTCGACTTCACCGTGGTCGGCTCCGGCCCCAACGGCGCCAACCCGCACCACGAGGCCGGCGAGCGGATCATCGAGGCCGGCGACACCGTCGTGCTGGACTTCGGCGGCCTCAAGGACGGCTACGGCTCCGACACCACCCGCACCGTGCACGTCGGCACCGATGTGCCGGACGAGGTGCGGAAGGTCCACGACGTCGTCCGGCAGGCCCAGCAGACCGCGTTCGAGGCCGTCCGGCCCGGCGTCGCCTGCCAGGAGATCGACCGGATCGCCCGCCGGGTCATCACCGAGGCCGGGTACGGCGACTACTTCATCCACCGCACCGGGCACGGCATCGGCATCACCACGCACGAGCCGCCGTACCTGGTCGAGGGCGAGCAGCAGCCGCTCGTCCCCGGCATGTGCTTCTCGATCGAACCCGGCGTGTACCTGCCGGGCCGGTTCGGGGTGCGGATCGAGGACATCGTCACGGTCACCGAGCAGGGCGGCCGACGGTTCAACAACACCCCGCACGAGCTCGGCATCGTGTCCTGA
- a CDS encoding dipeptidase, translated as MTDELARRIADLMPRAKADLAELVALPSVADPRQYPPENCRRAAEWVAAAFTEAGLRDVHLEETPDGSHAVVGHRPPPPGAPTVLLYAHYDVQPPLDDAAWTSPPFELTERDGRWYGRGTADCKGNIVMHLTALRALGDDLPVGLKLVVEGSEEQGTGGLEAYVPPHAGELHADALLVCDTGNAAVGVPTATTSLRGLANVVVTVSALGGDMHSGMFGGPAPDALAALIRVLDSLRDTDGGTRIDGLDCTGTWAGVGYDEQQFRTDAGVLDGVRLTGSGTVADRLWARPAVTVLGIDCPPVVGSAAAIPATARARVSLRVPPGTDPGTARDALTAHLEAAAPWGVRIEVAPESTGSPFRAATGGPAYSALDKAMQEVYGRPMSFLGQGGSIPLCNVFAQAFPEAEIILMGVEEPRCLIHAPNESVDPTEIEHMANVEALFLRHYADSHRP; from the coding sequence ATGACCGACGAACTCGCCCGCCGGATCGCCGACCTGATGCCGCGCGCCAAGGCCGACCTCGCCGAACTGGTCGCCCTCCCCTCCGTCGCCGACCCGCGCCAGTACCCGCCCGAGAACTGCCGCCGGGCCGCGGAGTGGGTCGCCGCGGCCTTCACCGAGGCCGGACTGCGCGACGTCCACCTGGAGGAGACCCCGGACGGCAGCCACGCCGTGGTGGGCCACCGCCCGCCGCCGCCCGGCGCGCCGACCGTCCTGCTCTACGCCCACTACGACGTCCAGCCCCCGCTCGACGACGCCGCCTGGACCTCCCCGCCGTTCGAGCTGACCGAGCGCGACGGCCGCTGGTACGGGCGCGGCACCGCCGACTGCAAGGGCAACATCGTCATGCACCTCACCGCGCTGCGGGCCCTCGGCGACGACCTCCCGGTCGGCCTCAAGCTGGTCGTCGAGGGCTCGGAGGAGCAGGGCACCGGCGGCCTGGAGGCCTATGTGCCGCCGCACGCGGGCGAGTTGCACGCGGATGCGCTGCTGGTCTGCGACACCGGGAACGCCGCCGTCGGCGTCCCCACCGCCACCACCTCGCTGCGCGGTCTGGCGAACGTGGTCGTCACCGTCTCCGCGCTCGGCGGCGACATGCACTCCGGGATGTTCGGCGGCCCGGCCCCGGACGCGCTGGCCGCGCTGATCCGGGTGCTCGACTCGCTGCGCGACACCGACGGCGGTACCCGGATCGACGGGCTGGACTGCACCGGAACCTGGGCCGGGGTCGGCTACGACGAGCAGCAGTTCCGCACCGACGCCGGCGTCCTGGACGGGGTCCGGCTGACCGGCTCCGGCACCGTCGCCGACCGGCTGTGGGCCCGGCCCGCCGTCACCGTGCTCGGCATCGACTGCCCGCCCGTGGTGGGGTCCGCCGCCGCGATCCCGGCCACCGCCCGGGCCCGGGTCAGCCTGCGCGTGCCGCCCGGGACCGACCCGGGCACGGCCAGGGACGCGCTCACCGCCCACCTGGAGGCCGCCGCGCCGTGGGGCGTGCGGATCGAGGTGGCCCCGGAGAGCACCGGTTCGCCGTTCCGCGCCGCCACCGGCGGGCCGGCGTACTCCGCGCTCGACAAGGCGATGCAGGAGGTCTACGGACGGCCGATGTCCTTCCTCGGCCAGGGCGGCTCGATCCCGCTCTGCAACGTGTTCGCCCAGGCCTTCCCGGAGGCGGAGATCATCCTGATGGGCGTCGAGGAGCCGCGCTGCCTCATCCACGCGCCCAACGAGAGCGTCGACCCCACCGAGATCGAGCACATGGCCAACGTCGAGGCGCTCTTCCTCCGGCACTACGCCGACTCGCACCGGCCGTGA
- a CDS encoding APC family permease: protein MSWLTLALMTTSSVASLRAAPTMAVYGLACVFLYLLPAIVFLLPTALVSAELASGWEGGVYRWVSEGLSKPLGFLAVWCQFAMTIFYYPSLLAYVASTIAYVVNPALASNGLYTAIVIMVLYWAGVWVSSRGTKAVAGLSSMGLVIGTLIPGTLLVVLGMVFLGQGNQSAAPMNASHIFPQWTGLASLVLIVNNFLSYSGMEMNAVHVSSLRDPAKEFPRSMFTASGMVLAIFILPALAISWVVPSAELSLTAGVMQAFDAFFQYFHIGWLTPVIAVALVAASLGGMLTWLAGPSKGLLLISRQEGYLPPFLQRLNKEGIQQNLLVTQGVVTTVIALAYALIPNVSSAYWVFSVITTQVYLIVYLLMFAAAIRLRRTQPDHPRGYHAPALVPIAVTGLVASAAAMAIGFVPSSQFGSGSVWSYVLIVGGGLLVLGLLIPYLFLRLRKPEWRSPEAQAELAAQEAAELGGAGADGPRNDGGAA from the coding sequence ATGTCCTGGCTGACGCTCGCCCTGATGACCACCAGTTCGGTGGCCAGCCTGCGCGCCGCGCCCACCATGGCGGTCTACGGCCTCGCCTGCGTCTTCCTCTACCTGCTCCCGGCGATCGTCTTCCTGCTGCCGACCGCGCTGGTCTCGGCCGAGCTGGCGTCCGGCTGGGAGGGCGGCGTCTACCGCTGGGTGTCGGAGGGCCTGTCGAAGCCCCTCGGCTTCCTCGCCGTCTGGTGCCAGTTCGCGATGACGATCTTCTACTACCCGTCCCTGCTCGCGTACGTGGCCTCGACCATCGCCTATGTGGTCAACCCCGCGCTGGCGAGCAACGGCCTGTACACCGCGATCGTGATCATGGTGCTCTACTGGGCCGGCGTCTGGGTGTCCTCCCGGGGCACCAAGGCGGTGGCCGGGCTCTCCTCCATGGGCCTGGTCATCGGGACGCTGATCCCCGGCACGCTGCTCGTCGTGCTCGGCATGGTCTTCCTCGGCCAGGGCAACCAGTCCGCCGCGCCGATGAACGCCTCGCACATCTTCCCGCAGTGGACCGGCCTGGCCAGCCTGGTGCTGATCGTCAACAACTTCCTCAGCTACTCCGGCATGGAGATGAACGCGGTGCACGTCTCCTCGCTGCGCGACCCCGCCAAGGAGTTCCCGCGCTCGATGTTCACCGCCTCGGGGATGGTGCTGGCGATCTTCATCCTCCCGGCGCTGGCGATCAGCTGGGTGGTGCCGTCCGCCGAGCTCAGCCTGACGGCCGGCGTGATGCAGGCCTTCGACGCCTTCTTCCAGTACTTCCACATCGGCTGGCTGACCCCGGTGATCGCGGTGGCGCTGGTCGCCGCCTCGCTCGGCGGCATGCTCACCTGGCTCGCCGGGCCGTCCAAGGGCCTGCTGCTGATCTCCCGCCAGGAGGGCTACCTCCCGCCGTTCCTGCAGCGGCTCAACAAGGAGGGCATCCAGCAGAACCTGCTGGTCACCCAGGGTGTGGTCACCACCGTGATCGCCCTCGCCTACGCGCTGATCCCGAACGTCTCCAGTGCCTACTGGGTCTTCTCGGTGATCACCACCCAGGTGTACCTGATCGTCTACCTGCTGATGTTCGCCGCGGCGATCCGGCTGCGCCGCACCCAGCCCGACCACCCGCGCGGCTACCACGCCCCGGCGCTGGTCCCGATCGCGGTCACCGGCCTGGTGGCCTCGGCGGCGGCGATGGCGATCGGCTTCGTACCGTCCTCGCAGTTCGGCAGCGGCTCGGTCTGGTCGTACGTGCTGATCGTCGGCGGCGGACTGCTGGTGCTGGGCCTGTTGATCCCGTACCTGTTCCTGCGGCTGCGCAAGCCGGAGTGGCGCTCGCCCGAGGCACAGGCCGAGCTCGCCGCCCAGGAGGCCGCCGAACTCGGCGGGGCGGGGGCGGACGGCCCCCGGAACGACGGAGGTGCGGCATGA
- a CDS encoding YajQ family cyclic di-GMP-binding protein → MADSSFDIVSKVEWQEVDNAINQTSREISTRFDFKNVGAEIKRSGETIEMKANGEERVKAILDVLQSKFIKRGLSLKALDAKEPQLSGKEYKIFADIKEGISQDDAKKVAKIIRDEGPKGVKAQVQGDELRVTSKSRDDLQTVQALLKGKDLDFALQYVNYR, encoded by the coding sequence ATGGCCGACTCCAGTTTCGACATCGTCTCGAAGGTCGAGTGGCAGGAGGTCGACAACGCGATCAACCAGACCTCCCGCGAGATCTCCACGCGCTTCGACTTCAAGAACGTCGGTGCCGAGATCAAGCGCTCCGGCGAGACGATCGAGATGAAGGCCAACGGCGAGGAGCGCGTCAAGGCGATCCTGGACGTGCTCCAGAGCAAGTTCATCAAGCGCGGCCTGTCGCTCAAGGCGCTGGACGCCAAGGAGCCGCAGCTGTCCGGCAAGGAGTACAAGATCTTCGCGGACATCAAGGAGGGCATCTCCCAGGACGATGCCAAGAAGGTCGCGAAGATCATCCGGGACGAGGGTCCGAAGGGCGTCAAGGCCCAGGTCCAGGGCGACGAGCTCCGGGTGACCTCGAAGAGCCGTGACGACCTCCAGACCGTGCAGGCCCTGCTCAAGGGCAAGGACCTGGACTTCGCGCTGCAGTACGTCAACTACCGCTAG
- a CDS encoding HAD family hydrolase — translation MYTHSPPPPLLLVDLDHTLVEREGGPDAWTPAFCAAHGLPPEAAPTVFALLRADRSPTGFARIAAHYGLPRTGADLWEEHVAHEAARTHPLPGAPEALAALRAAGWPIAVVTNGCTDIQRAKLARTGLLPAVDAVVVSEEAGARKPEPAIFHLAAARLGRTLGPADWMVGNNPATDLRGAHAAGLRSIWITPTPPPPLPPAHPTPTHTAPDTPAAATLLLAPP, via the coding sequence ATGTACACCCACTCCCCGCCACCGCCTCTGCTCCTGGTCGACCTGGACCACACGCTGGTCGAACGCGAGGGCGGCCCCGACGCCTGGACGCCGGCCTTCTGCGCCGCCCACGGCCTGCCGCCCGAGGCCGCCCCCACCGTCTTCGCGCTCCTCCGCGCCGACCGCTCCCCCACCGGCTTCGCCCGGATCGCCGCCCACTACGGCCTCCCGCGCACCGGCGCCGACCTCTGGGAGGAGCACGTCGCCCACGAGGCCGCCCGCACCCACCCGCTCCCCGGCGCCCCCGAGGCCCTCGCCGCCCTGCGCGCGGCCGGCTGGCCCATCGCCGTCGTCACCAACGGCTGCACCGACATCCAGCGCGCCAAACTCGCCCGCACCGGCCTGCTCCCCGCCGTCGACGCCGTGGTCGTCTCCGAGGAGGCCGGCGCCCGCAAACCCGAGCCCGCGATCTTCCACCTCGCCGCCGCCCGCCTCGGCCGCACCCTCGGCCCCGCCGACTGGATGGTCGGCAACAACCCCGCCACCGACCTCCGCGGCGCCCACGCCGCCGGCCTCCGCTCCATCTGGATCACCCCGACCCCTCCCCCACCCCTCCCACCGGCCCACCCCACCCCCACCCACACCGCCCCCGACACCCCCGCCGCCGCCACCCTCCTCCTCGCACCCCCCTGA